The Quercus robur chromosome 3, dhQueRobu3.1, whole genome shotgun sequence DNA segment GGAAAAAAACCACTCTTAAGAATCCAAACTtagaaaaaagattaaaattagTCAGGGCATACAAAATTTTGGTAACTCTATATGCAAATTCAACAAATGCTCTGCTTACCTTCCCATCATAGTAGGCACATAACTCTGAAATTCTTCTACATGAACATTCTCCAGCTTGTTCGATCTAGTTAAGCACATAATTCAACAGGTGCTCCGATGCATCTAAGAAGTGGACCTCAATTActcttggggaaaaaaaaaaaaattgtgatactTAACTCATCGTCGtaaaatctattttaaaaataaaatattagtaatTAAATATACTTAAACATCATGTACTAATGTTGGTTTACAATTATATAAAGAATGTGGCCCAATTGTGCTTGATTTAAAATTGAAACTATATTTTAGTTTCATCGGGGTCTTTGTTAACTACATTAAAATCAATGATTTATATATGCTTCTTAAAAGTcatttagggtccatttggatacaacttatttttgctgaaactgaaaactgaaaacactgtagcaaaataattttttaatgtgtgaaaAATTACTGAAACACGCGGCTTGAAAACGCAGACTTTAAAACGCTGTATCCAAACCCTTCCTTAAAATGACCCACACAAAGATATACTTTGTCCACTGGGGACCATTGAAGCGTGAAGCTAAAGCAATGGAAGGAGTAACTTTTGCTTGGGATATGGGCTTTTGTGACATCGTGTTTGAGTGTGACTCGAAGGTTGTCTCCGATTCTATAAATAGGTATTGTGAGTCACCAACTACTATCGGCAATATTATTGATGGGATCAGGCACATGCTCAAGGATTTTCAGCAGGTCTTGGTATCTCATGTGAGAAGATAGGGCAATTGCCCCGCACATCTCTTAGCTCAGCATACTATGAGTGTTGTTAGTTTTGTAATTTGGATAGAGGAAAATCTTACTTTCATTGAGTTAGCTTTGATTCAAGATGTaatatttttatcttcttcttaataaaagttatgcatttctaataaataaataaaaaaaatgacccaCACAAAGATACAAGTTATGTATGGACCAAACCATAAAGCATTGGCAATGCTTATATGCATTTGTGTAAACACTGCCATCTAATTAGTCATTAGATAAGATTAGAAATTTTGTgtgttccaattagctcaactggtaaaaacTCATTTTAAGGACTTAGACTCTTGAAGAAGAAAACCATGGACAATATTTGCGGGGTAAAAGAAGGAAGAGGCTTAAGTCCAATGCGTCTTGTGCATTGACCCAATAAGATGTTGGCATGTGGTAATTGTTGGACATATAGCAGCATCCTATCAAGTCCAGTGCAGAGAACACTAAATTCAAGCcgaacccattaaaaaaaaaaaaacatagagtATATAGTTATTTGTTAGATCAAAACGATCATAATTTGGCCACTATGCAACTACAATCattataattgcaaaaaaattgataattcccTCAAATAGTCTACTTCAATTCATCTAAAcatcttcaaaaataaataaataaaaatcatctaAAATTGTGCAACTCAACACAAAAGTTCTCACAAAAATAAGAATCTGGCCTTCTGGAAACATATGTTTGTTATTATGAGAATATAACAAAGTGCAGAAATATAACAAGACTACCATAAGAgttattttattacattcaGCCAAGCTTATCTTTCTGGGGGGAAATAAAGCTTATCTTATTGCAGAAATACAGCTAATACAGAAAATATAAATCCACATTAAGTGCCTCTAGGCCCTCTAAGAGTCTACTCAAGTTATCTTTGCCTTCATAGGTTCACTCTAAAAGTTCTCACAAACCAATTTGGCCTCTTCGATATGATGACATGCCCAGTAACCAGTCCAATTACAAACCCACAAGCATATCCTATCACTACCACTTTCCAACTGAACCACTCTCCAAAAGATGACTCCTTGCTTGGTGGAATTTCACTATGTCCACATTTATTTAGCAATGGAGAGCCACACAATCCAAAGTTTCCCTCAAAAGAGGAAATTTCAAATGTCGAAAATTGTCCACCTTGTGGAATTGGACCAACAAGTTGATTGTGAGACAAGTTTAAATATTCAAGAAATGTAAGACCTATTAGTTGTTGAGGGATTTCACCTGAGAGCTCGTTTTGAGAAAGATCCAAAGATTCAAGCGCAGTTAGGTTCCCTAATGATGAAGGGAAATGGCCCATGAAGCTATTGCTTGATAAATTGAGTACAATTAGTCCCTTTAAGTTTCCCACACTATTCGGAATTTCTCCATAAAACCTATTATTGGAGAGATCAATAGCCGTGAAGATAGTCAAGATCTTTACCAAAAATATTTCTAACCCTTTATTCACCACTGTCATTGAGTctttataataatttgattGAATTCCCATGTATTCTGGTTGTGCTTTATCTTTGGCAGGAACCATTTGCATTGCATTCCAAGTTCTAAAGTATTCTGAAGGTAGCCTACCAGAGAAATTGTTGTGAGAGAGGTCGATGACATGCAACTTGGAAAAGCCAAACCTGGTATGAGGATTCCAAATAGGGCCATGGAATCGATTTGCATGCAAGACAAGAATCCGTAATTCTGGCAAAGACTGTAACCAAAAGGGGAATGCATCATTCATGTTGTTATTTCCAAGATTTAGGACCTCCAGCATTCGACATTGCACTAAGGATCGTGGAATCTTCCCCTGCATTTTGTTGCGACTGAAGTCCAATGTCATCAACGAGCATCCTTTTATGAATGTTTCAGGCATGCTTCCTTGAAAGCAATTGTTTCTCATGTTCAATACTGAAAGAAAGCTGCTGAAGTGACCTAAACAATGTGGAATGTGACCATTCAACCGGTTGTTAGAAATATCAAGGACTTGGAGGGAATTCACGTTGCAAATCATTTGAGGGATTTTTCCGGTTAGATTATTGTTTGAGGCAAAAAAATATGACGTAGACAATGGGGGAATTGGGAGTGACCCTTGCAACATGTTGGAACGTAAATCTAAAATGTAAAGAGATTTCCAAGGAAGAACTTTTAGCGGTTGTTCAAAACCGCTGAGAAGGTTAAAAGA contains these protein-coding regions:
- the LOC126717023 gene encoding receptor-like protein 33; translated protein: MPSLSVLYLDQNQLTGPLQFQNISSSQLKYLGLSVNKLDGPIPRSICNFTKLQELYLSSINLKDKMELNIFFQVKELQSLDLSGNNLLVSKGNINSTHHKFSGLYLSSCNLREFPDFLKAQNKLQSLDLSNNKIEAKIPKWFCNVGKGTLQYLNLSFNLLSGFEQPLKVLPWKSLYILDLRSNMLQGSLPIPPLSTSYFFASNNNLTGKIPQMICNVNSLQVLDISNNRLNGHIPHCLGHFSSFLSVLNMRNNCFQGSMPETFIKGCSLMTLDFSRNKMQGKIPRSLVQCRMLEVLNLGNNNMNDAFPFWLQSLPELRILVLHANRFHGPIWNPHTRFGFSKLHVIDLSHNNFSGRLPSEYFRTWNAMQMVPAKDKAQPEYMGIQSNYYKDSMTVVNKGLEIFLVKILTIFTAIDLSNNRFYGEIPNSVGNLKGLIVLNLSSNSFMGHFPSSLGNLTALESLDLSQNELSGEIPQQLIGLTFLEYLNLSHNQLVGPIPQGGQFSTFEISSFEGNFGLCGSPLLNKCGHSEIPPSKESSFGEWFSWKVVVIGYACGFVIGLVTGHVIISKRPNWFVRTFRVNL